CAACGGCCAGTTTGTTACGGATCAACTCACCTGCTCAGTGCAACAATTGGATACCTACATTGATGAATATAATTACGAAGCAGAAGACTTTGCTGATATTAATTCAACGCGGTTATCCGGTAAGAATCAACGCTATAAAATTGGGACAATTTGCGTCTGGAATGAGTACTTGCTGACGGCTTTTTCTAAATTCAACAAGTATAACGAAGCTCATTTATCCATGCCTGAATATCTTGAGTTCCTGATTAACTTTTGGAATAAGGTCAACCGCGTTTATGCCCAGCAAAGTGTTACTGTGCCGATTTTTGGTTCGGGTATAACACGAATTAAGGGGCATAAGCTGATCAGTGATGAAGAGTTGCTAAAAATCATGTTATGGACATTCAGGGTCAGTGAAATGCGATTTACCCATCCTGCGAAATTAACAATAATTATTCATAAAGACAAGATTAGTAAAGTAAACCTATTTGAGCTTCAGATGGCAAGAAGCGGCTTATAAACTCCCTGAAAAATTTAACAGGCGAGGCACATACAGTTATTAAACTTCATAATTAAATAGTTTTAAGTCGAGAAAAAGACTTTACACAAGGGACATCTTTCAACTGAAGTATAGGCGGGATTTTTCACAACAAAGGAGTGACAAACCATGATATACCGTACCAAAACATACATTGCGGGTGAATGGGATGGCGATCAGGATGCCATTGAACAATTACATACCTGGAATGAGAGCAAATACTGGGACTTCTCTTTCACCGACGCTCACGATATAACACAAGCCAGAGATAGCAGTTTAAATTGCAATATAAAATCGTCCCTTGCAACACGCTTAAATGCCTCAAAAACATTTGTCCTCATCGTCGGAAACAATACCAAGGCAGCACGGAGTGGCGGCTGTCGATACTGTGATAGCTACAATAGTCTAAGTAGTCAATGTGACCGGGGATACTCAGTAGATCATCGAAGTTATATTGAGTATGAATGCGATAAAGCCTTGAAAGACGACTTAAACATCATCGTTCTGTACAATGCAACCACAATTAATAAATCCAAATGTCCTGACGTCTTAAAGGGTGTCGGAACGCATACCGCTATGCGCTCAACCAACGGTTGGGATTACCTCGCGGTTAAAAACGCGCTCAATTAAATTCCGCTATAAAAAAACCCGCTGGCCTAACAGCGGGTTTTTTATTCCTCAGCGCACAGCTCATTCCAGTAGCTGTAGCGCATCAAATGGTGTAGGCGCTCATCTCTCATAGTAGCGATACACCGATGGATGGAATTCAACGCCATACAGTTGGCTGATGGGAATCAGCAGGTCGATATGGGTGCTAAGATCGAATTCGCGCTCTTCTGCACGCGGCTTCTCGCCATTGACCAGTTGGTTAAACCACTGCTGCAAGAGGTGTTTCATTGCCAGCTTCTCCACAAATGATTGACGCTGAAAGTAAACCTCACCCAGAGATATAACCAAAACGATTAGTTGTGCGCTTCTTTGCCAGGTTATGCATATAAAAAAGTGCGCATAACAGCGCACCCTTTAGACAACCGTAAAGTCGCCATTCATGGCGTAATGCTTGTCAGTTAAGCAGCGCACTGGCTCCGCGGGGGTTCCGCCCGCTAAGCGTATGGCAGTTTCAGAATGTGTGAAGCAGGCGCGGATAGCGCTCAACACCGTTGCCTGTCATTACCGCATCTGGTTTAAAATTTTGCTGGCTGAAGGTTCTGGGTTACCTGGTCGCCATGAATGGCGACCCTACAGGCGTTACAGCGATGGTGATCTAGAAAAACGCATGGATGCTGCAGCGCGGGTGTTGAGGCGACATCCCAACCCGCTGAGCGAGTGAGGGATTCCAGGGCGAGCCGCAGGGATGCGGCGAGAGGCGGCGCTGAGCAGGAGCGAATCGCCGCCGGTCCGTCAGGAATCGAGAAGGAGTGAAGGTACCGCGAAGCGGCGGGATGGGCTGGCGCAGGGCCCGGAGATACCGTCTTAATTACGTTTTAGCAAGAGGTACTTTTTCGTCAAAAGGCTGACCTGATTTCAGTACGCCATAAGCGATCTGGAGCAATTTTCTCATCGCCGCACACACCACAACTTTACCTTTCTGACCACGAGCCCGCA
The sequence above is drawn from the Pantoea nemavictus genome and encodes:
- a CDS encoding macro domain-containing protein → MLWYKANKLTAINLSVEGSTVTIKTGDIFAEQGLKAIAFNEYFDTKVDNIVIAHQSLNGQFVTDQLTCSVQQLDTYIDEYNYEAEDFADINSTRLSGKNQRYKIGTICVWNEYLLTAFSKFNKYNEAHLSMPEYLEFLINFWNKVNRVYAQQSVTVPIFGSGITRIKGHKLISDEELLKIMLWTFRVSEMRFTHPAKLTIIIHKDKISKVNLFELQMARSGL
- a CDS encoding TIR domain-containing protein, with the translated sequence MIYRTKTYIAGEWDGDQDAIEQLHTWNESKYWDFSFTDAHDITQARDSSLNCNIKSSLATRLNASKTFVLIVGNNTKAARSGGCRYCDSYNSLSSQCDRGYSVDHRSYIEYECDKALKDDLNIIVLYNATTINKSKCPDVLKGVGTHTAMRSTNGWDYLAVKNALN